A stretch of Lathyrus oleraceus cultivar Zhongwan6 chromosome 6, CAAS_Psat_ZW6_1.0, whole genome shotgun sequence DNA encodes these proteins:
- the LOC127097873 gene encoding RAN GTPase-activating protein 1 gives MDSTVPSYQHRSLSIKLWPPSQSTRLMLVERMTRNLTTPSIFSRKYGLLSKEEAGEDAKEIEEAAFVTATQHFEEEPDGDGSSAVQIYAKESSKLMLEVLKRGPRVKEDEELISDKGEARVETFFDISGGRRAFIEKEEASELLKPLMGPNSFTKICFSNRSFGLDAAHVAEPILISIKDQLKEVDLSDFIAGRPEAEAIEVMNIFSSALEGSVLRYLNLSNNAMGEKGVRAFRSLLKSQKELEELYLMNDGISEEAAKAVAELIPSTEKLKILHFHNNMTGDEGAFAIAEVVKRSLALEDFRCSSTRVGSEGGVAVAEALGACTHLKKLDLRDNMFGVEAGLALSKVIPAFVGLKEIYLSYLNLEDDGAEALANALKESAPSLEILDMAGNDITAKAAVSVAACISSKQFLTKLNLSENELKDEGAVIITKALEEGHGQLNEVDLSTNLITWLGAKVVAEAVVQKPGFKLLNINANFISEEGIDELKNIFKNSPDVLGPLDENDPEGEDIDDEGEEGSGEDELESKLKGLEI, from the coding sequence ATGGATTCTACAGTACCGTCATACCAACATCGATCACTTTCGATCAAATTATGGCCACCTAGCCAGAGTACTAGGTTGATGTTGGTTGAAAGAATGACCAGGAACCTTACGACTCCGTCTATTTTCTCCAGAAAGTATGGACTTCTTAGTAAGGAAGAGGCTGGGGAGGATGCAAAGGAGATTGAGGAAGCGGCTTTTGTGACTGCGACTCAACATTTTGAAGAGGAGCCTGATGGTGATGGGAGTTCTGCTGTGCAGATTTATGCTAAGGAATCGAGTAAGCTTATGTTggaggttttgaaaagagggCCGAGAGTGAAGGAGGATGAGGAGTTGATATCTGATAAGGGTGAGGCTAGGGTTGAAACTTTTTTTGACATATCCGGGGGCCGTAGAGCTTTTATTGAAAAGGAGGAAGCTTCTGAACTTTTGAAACCATTGATGGGACCTAACTCGTTTACGAAGATATGTTTTAGCAATAGAAGTTTTGGTCTGGATGCTGCTCATGTTGCTGAACCCATTTTGATATCTATTAAAGATCAACTGAAAGAGGTGGATTTGTCAGATTTTATTGCTGGGAGACCAGAAGCAGAAGCGATTGAGGTTATGAATATATTTTCTTCTGCACTAGAAGGTTCTGTTTTAAGATATCTTAACCTGTCAAATAATGCCATGGGCGAGAAAGGTGTAAGAGCATTTCGGTCACTTCTAAAATCACAGAAAGAGTTGGAGGAGCTCTATTTGATGAATGATGGTATATCAGAGGAAGCTGCAAAAGCAGTTGCTGAATTGATTCCTTCCACTGAGAAGCTTAAGATTCTTCATTTCCATAATAACATGACTGGAGATGAAGGAGCATTTGCAATAGCTGAGGTTGTGAAACGTTCCCTAGCTTTGGAAGATTTTCGGTGTTCTTCTACAAGAGTAGGCTCTGAAGGTGGAGTTGCTGTTGCTGAAGCGCTCGGGGCATGCACACACTTGAAGAAGCTTGATTTGCGTGACAACATGTTTGGTGTGGAAGCTGGACTTGCTCTAAGTAAAGTTATACCCGCGTTTGTTGGACTTAAAGAGATATACCTCAGTTATTTGAACTTAGAGGATGATGGTGCAGAAGCCCTTGCTAATGCTCTGAAGGAATCTGCACCGTCACTGGAAATTTTGGATATGGCTGGAAATGACATTACTGCAAAAGCTGCTGTTTCTGTGGCTGCCTGTATATCTTCAAAGCAGTTCCTCACCAAGTTAAATTTATCTGAGAATGAATTGAAGGATGAAGGTGCAGTTATAATCACTAAGGCATTGGAAGAAGGTCATGGCCAATTAAATGAAGTTGATCTTAGTACAAATTTGATCACATGGTTGGGAGCTAAAGTGGTGGCAGAAGCTGTTGTTCAGAAACCTGGATTTAAGTTGCTAAATATCAATGCTAACTTTATTTCTGAAGAAGGAATTGATGAGTtgaaaaatatatttaaaaacTCACCTGATGTGCTGGGTCCTTTGGATGAGAATGATCCTGAAGGAGAGGACATTGACGACGAGGGTGAAGAAGGTTCTGGTGAGGATGAATTGGAATCAAAACTGAAAGGCCTTGAGATTTAA
- the LOC127097874 gene encoding chloroplast stem-loop binding protein of 41 kDa a, chloroplastic, translating into MAMLASSSPTLLFSATSSNLLPISHSSTLRLSFSSSLQSSSLSISSTFLSQPSLTSKRFANHATFSISASAAEKKKVLIINTNSGGHAVIGFYFAKELLGAGHSVTILTVGDESSDKMKKPPFNRFSEIASAGGSTVWGSPADVGSVVGGETFDVVLDNNGKDLDAVRPVIDWAKSAGAKQFLFISSAGIYKPTDEPPHVEGDAVKADAGHVGVEKYIEETFDSWAVFRPQYMLGSGNNKDCEEWFFDRIVRDRPVLIPGSGLQLTNISHVRDLSSMLTLAVENPDAASHGIFNIVSDRAVTLNGIAKLCAQAAGRPVNIVHYDPKAIGIDAKKAFPFRNMHFYAEPRAAKSKLGWSSTTNLPEDLKERFEEYVKIGRDKKTIQFELDDKILEALKVPVSV; encoded by the exons ATGGCCATGCTTGCTTCCTCTTCACCTACCTTGCTCTTCTCTGCAACCTCTTCCAATCTCCTCCCAATTTCACATTCTTCCACTTTGCGCCTTTCTTTCTCTTCTTCGCTACAATCCTCCTCTCTCTCAATCTCCTCAACCTTTTTATCACAACCTTCTTTAacttctaaacgttttgctaaCCATGCTACTTTCAGCATCAGTGCCAGTGCTGCAGAGAAGAAGAAGGTGCTGATCATAAATACCAACAGTGGTGGACATGCTGTGATTGGATTCTACTTTGCAAAAGAGCTTCTTGGTGCTGGACACTCTGTCACCATTCTCACTGTTGGTGATGAAAGCTCAGATAAGATGAAGAAACCTCCTTTTAACAGATTCTCA GAAATTGCGAGTGCTGGAGGCAGTACAGTATGGGGGAGTCCTGCAGATGTAGGGAGTGTTGTAGGAGGGGAGACATTTGATGTGGTTTTGGACAATAATGGCAAGGATCTTGATGCTGTGAG GCCGGTGATAGATTGGGCCAAGAGTGCAGGTGCCAAGCAATTCTTGTTCATCAGTAGTGCCGGAATCTACAAACCAACGGATGAACCTCCTCACGTTGAAGGG GATGCTGTTAAAGCAGATGCTGGTCATGTTGGAGTTGAGAAGTACATTGAAGAAACTTTTGACAGTTGGGCAGTATTCAGGCCACAGTATATGCTAGGGTCTGGAAACAACAAAGACTGCGAGGAATGGTTCTTTGATA GGATTGTTAGGGACAGACCTGTGCTAATTCCTGGCTCAGGATTGCAACTCACTAACATATCTCATGTTAGAGACTTATCTTCGATGCTAACTCTAGCTGTTGAGAATCCAGATGCTGCGAGTCATGGCATTTTCAACATTGTGAGCGACCGCGCAGTTACTCTAAATGGAATCGCCAAACTATGTGCTCAAGCTGCAGGGCGTCCTGTTAACATTGTTCATTATGATCCAAAAGCTATTGGAATTGATGCAAAGAAAGCTTTCCCTTTCCGTAATATG CACTTTTATGCTGAGCCTAGAGCTGCGAAAAGTAAATTGGGATGGAGTTCAACCACAAACCTACCGGAAGACCTAAAAGAACGGTTTGAGGAGTATGTAAAGATTGGGAGAGACAAGAAGACCATACAATTCGAGCTAGATGATAAGATACTAGAGGCCTTGAAAGTTCCAGTTTCTGTCTGA